The Methylomicrobium lacus LW14 genome window below encodes:
- a CDS encoding aconitate hydratase: protein MGKNVTQKLIKSHLIEGRMIPGEEIGLKIDQTLTQDATGTLVMLEFEALGIPRVRTELSAQYVDHNLLQEDFKNADDHLFLRSACKKFGLWYSRPGNGVSHPVHMERFGMPGKTLLGSDSHTCAAGSLGMLAIGAGGLEVAMAMAGEPFRVNMPKILGVKLVGKLPDWVSAKDVILEMLRRYDVDGGLGKIVEYYGPGLKTLTAMDRHVIANMGAELGATTTVFPADHAVMAFLKSQGREDAFQEILADEDAEYDEYEEINLSELEPLIATPSSPGKVVPVREVAGREIYQSYIGSSANPGLRDFAIAAMIVDGKQVHDRVSFDVNPTSRQILENMMSMGILGKLIHAGARLHQAGCGGCIGMGQAPATGRISLRTVPRNFPGRSGTKEDQVYLCSPETATASALTGVITDPRTLGMEYPRFMEPETMLLNTEMLIPPTQESELYDLEKGPNIKPLPQLQPLPETLQGLVLLKVGDDISTDEIMPAGAKVLPFRSNIPAISRFVFSQIDETYYERAMGHQQQGSFVVGGANYGQGSSREHAALGPRYLGVKMVIAKSFARIHLQNLSNFGILPLIFTNPEDWKKISQSDRLSIPNARNAIRMGNRVQVNNITKDETYETEHTLTPYQVEMVLAGSLINLVKQKGLNLAKNQA, encoded by the coding sequence ATGGGTAAAAACGTAACGCAGAAGCTTATCAAAAGCCACTTGATCGAAGGTCGTATGATACCGGGTGAAGAGATTGGTTTGAAAATTGATCAAACGCTCACTCAGGACGCAACGGGCACTCTGGTCATGCTGGAATTTGAAGCACTTGGAATTCCGCGCGTACGAACCGAGCTTTCCGCACAGTATGTGGACCACAATCTCCTCCAGGAAGACTTCAAAAACGCCGACGACCATCTGTTTTTGCGTAGTGCTTGCAAGAAATTTGGCCTTTGGTATAGCCGGCCCGGTAACGGCGTGAGTCATCCCGTACATATGGAACGCTTTGGCATGCCGGGAAAAACCTTGTTAGGCTCGGACAGCCACACCTGTGCGGCTGGTTCATTGGGGATGCTGGCAATCGGCGCGGGTGGCCTAGAGGTGGCGATGGCTATGGCGGGGGAACCTTTTCGCGTCAACATGCCGAAAATATTGGGTGTCAAATTGGTAGGGAAGCTTCCCGACTGGGTGAGCGCCAAGGACGTGATTTTGGAAATGCTGCGCAGGTACGATGTGGACGGCGGGCTTGGCAAGATCGTCGAGTATTACGGTCCCGGATTGAAAACCCTAACCGCTATGGACCGGCATGTGATCGCCAACATGGGAGCCGAACTAGGAGCCACCACGACGGTGTTTCCGGCGGACCATGCGGTTATGGCGTTTCTGAAAAGTCAGGGGCGTGAGGACGCCTTTCAGGAAATTCTCGCGGATGAGGATGCGGAATACGACGAATACGAGGAAATCAACCTCTCAGAACTGGAGCCTTTGATTGCGACGCCCAGCAGTCCGGGTAAGGTGGTACCGGTGCGCGAGGTGGCGGGCAGGGAAATATACCAGTCCTATATCGGATCGTCCGCTAATCCTGGGCTGCGGGACTTTGCCATCGCGGCCATGATCGTGGACGGCAAACAGGTACACGACCGCGTTTCATTCGACGTCAACCCCACGTCCCGACAGATATTGGAAAACATGATGTCAATGGGCATACTCGGAAAGCTCATCCATGCCGGCGCCCGCCTCCATCAGGCGGGATGCGGCGGCTGTATCGGCATGGGACAGGCTCCGGCTACGGGTCGCATTAGCCTGCGCACCGTTCCCAGAAATTTTCCGGGCCGCTCGGGCACCAAAGAAGATCAGGTTTATTTGTGCAGCCCTGAAACCGCCACCGCCTCGGCCTTGACCGGCGTGATTACCGACCCACGTACGCTAGGCATGGAGTACCCCCGTTTTATGGAACCCGAGACCATGCTCCTCAATACCGAGATGCTGATCCCTCCTACACAGGAAAGCGAACTGTATGACCTGGAGAAAGGTCCCAATATCAAACCCCTGCCACAGTTACAACCTCTGCCCGAAACACTCCAAGGGCTAGTGCTATTGAAAGTGGGGGATGATATTTCCACGGACGAAATTATGCCGGCCGGTGCCAAGGTGCTGCCTTTTCGCAGTAATATCCCAGCAATTAGCCGGTTTGTTTTCAGCCAGATCGACGAGACGTACTATGAAAGAGCAATGGGCCATCAGCAACAGGGATCATTCGTTGTGGGCGGCGCCAATTACGGACAGGGTTCGAGCCGCGAGCACGCAGCCTTAGGTCCCCGTTATTTGGGAGTTAAGATGGTAATCGCAAAAAGTTTTGCCAGAATACATTTACAAAATCTTAGCAACTTCGGCATTCTCCCTCTGATATTTACCAATCCTGAAGATTGGAAGAAGATATCCCAAAGCGACAGGCTTTCCATTCCTAATGCGCGCAATGCCATTCGCATGGGCAATAGAGTCCAGGTAAATAATATAACTAAAGACGAGACCTATGAGACCGAACACACGTTGACGCCCTACCAGGTGGAAATGGTGCTGGCGGGTAGTCTGATCAATCTGGTTAAACAAAAAGGGCTGAACCTGGCAAAAAATCAGGCATAA
- a CDS encoding glycoside hydrolase family 15 protein, with product MSEKSYPKGVAPAPSSIYPTWAPAAKDAVGTALGTSRVWFTMAQGIITEVYYPRLDIPQLKDLGFIIANGTDFWIELRRLGDYMVTWQDDVIPAITITHHHARFMLTLKICIDPERDVLLVDFMLKGDADLQLYLLAAPRIGEDATSNQAWTDVWEGHRMLWAEQGPFGMALTAVDREGRPALLQCSVGLVGRSDGWQDFKLNNGMTWHYAQAGPGEVAFTAQLSCTGTLALGLASSREAAATLVLQSLSTGFETLWTRYCQGWQQWLETLHWPPELEALLDSKSLILLRRSATVIKVHEDRTFPGAFVASLSVPWGEASNSRGGYHLVWARDLVETAGALVALDDIADAQRCLIYLIATQQANGHWLQNQWLGGKPFWQGIQLDETAFPVLLASALAERNALGEVRVGDMVHRALSFIAHEGPMTAQDRWEENPGINTFTVAVAIAALVEGSRFLAGLELDCALMLADTWNTRLEEYTWAANTTLAQQLGVPGYYMRSAPKDILIHEGAKFEHLLIKNRENYPGVAADEQLAIGCLQLARFGLRAADDPAMVSSVQAIDLLLKANTPNGPVWHRYNGDGYGEHPDGAPFDGWGQGRGWPLLTGERGHLALLAGEDARPYLQAMAQMTGKGGLLPEQVWDSVAIPERGLYPGQPSGSAMPLVWAHAEFIKLALSIAAGAPVDRPARTWARYGGRHPQLDYALWQPRQRVKQLVAGQELRVLLPEAAQVHWGKNDWQNPADVITEDWGLGYVARLQTKELVAGEHIDFTFYWLDRKVWQGENFQVVVITGDTP from the coding sequence ATGTCAGAAAAGTCGTATCCTAAAGGGGTAGCTCCTGCACCTTCCAGTATTTACCCAACTTGGGCACCTGCTGCCAAAGACGCGGTTGGCACGGCATTAGGTACCTCACGCGTATGGTTTACCATGGCGCAGGGTATTATTACCGAGGTGTATTACCCGCGCCTGGACATTCCTCAGTTAAAAGACCTGGGTTTCATCATCGCCAACGGTACAGATTTCTGGATTGAATTACGTCGGCTGGGCGATTATATGGTGACCTGGCAGGACGATGTCATTCCGGCAATCACCATCACCCATCACCATGCCCGTTTTATGCTAACACTTAAGATATGCATTGATCCGGAACGTGATGTGCTGCTGGTCGATTTTATGTTAAAAGGGGATGCAGATCTGCAACTCTATCTACTGGCTGCACCCCGTATTGGCGAAGATGCGACTAGCAATCAGGCATGGACGGATGTGTGGGAAGGTCACCGCATGTTGTGGGCTGAGCAGGGGCCGTTCGGGATGGCTCTGACGGCTGTCGATCGTGAAGGTCGGCCAGCGCTGCTACAATGTTCAGTAGGATTAGTGGGTAGGAGCGACGGCTGGCAAGATTTTAAACTCAATAACGGCATGACATGGCACTATGCCCAGGCCGGCCCTGGCGAAGTAGCGTTCACTGCGCAATTGTCCTGCACCGGTACGTTGGCCCTGGGGCTTGCCAGCAGCCGTGAAGCCGCCGCCACATTGGTCCTGCAATCGCTGTCGACAGGTTTTGAGACGCTCTGGACAAGGTATTGCCAAGGCTGGCAGCAGTGGCTGGAGACTCTGCACTGGCCACCTGAGTTGGAGGCTTTGCTGGATTCTAAGTCCCTCATACTATTACGGCGTTCGGCAACAGTCATAAAAGTTCACGAAGATCGTACTTTCCCGGGTGCTTTTGTCGCAAGCCTGTCGGTGCCTTGGGGCGAAGCCAGCAACAGTCGGGGTGGCTATCACTTGGTATGGGCGCGCGACTTAGTCGAGACGGCAGGTGCATTGGTGGCACTTGACGATATAGCGGATGCGCAGCGGTGTTTGATTTACCTCATCGCTACCCAGCAGGCCAATGGCCATTGGCTGCAAAACCAGTGGCTGGGCGGCAAGCCTTTCTGGCAAGGTATACAGCTTGATGAAACGGCTTTCCCGGTACTGCTTGCCAGCGCCTTGGCGGAGCGAAATGCACTGGGTGAAGTACGAGTGGGCGACATGGTGCATCGGGCCCTTAGCTTCATAGCGCATGAAGGGCCTATGACTGCCCAGGATCGCTGGGAGGAAAACCCGGGCATCAATACTTTTACCGTCGCGGTAGCCATTGCTGCGCTGGTCGAAGGCAGTCGATTTCTCGCAGGGCTCGAATTAGACTGTGCGCTGATGCTGGCCGATACCTGGAACACGCGCCTGGAAGAGTATACCTGGGCAGCCAATACTACTTTGGCTCAGCAACTTGGAGTACCAGGCTATTACATGCGCAGCGCGCCGAAAGACATATTGATTCATGAAGGAGCCAAGTTTGAACATCTACTGATCAAAAACCGCGAGAATTACCCAGGGGTTGCCGCCGATGAACAGCTCGCTATCGGTTGCTTGCAGCTTGCCCGCTTTGGGCTGCGTGCCGCTGATGACCCTGCCATGGTAAGTAGCGTTCAGGCTATTGACCTGCTGCTCAAGGCCAATACGCCTAACGGTCCGGTGTGGCATCGCTATAACGGCGACGGTTATGGTGAGCATCCGGACGGAGCGCCTTTTGATGGCTGGGGGCAGGGTCGAGGATGGCCGCTTTTAACTGGTGAACGTGGACATCTGGCCTTACTGGCGGGAGAGGATGCACGACCTTATTTGCAGGCTATGGCGCAAATGACTGGTAAAGGCGGGCTGTTGCCAGAACAGGTGTGGGATAGCGTGGCCATCCCTGAGCGTGGCCTGTATCCAGGCCAACCCAGTGGCTCGGCAATGCCGCTGGTATGGGCGCACGCCGAATTCATCAAACTGGCGCTAAGTATAGCAGCAGGCGCGCCAGTCGATAGGCCTGCACGCACCTGGGCCCGCTACGGCGGACGCCATCCACAACTTGATTACGCTTTGTGGCAACCACGCCAGCGTGTGAAGCAACTGGTTGCCGGTCAGGAACTGCGCGTGCTGTTGCCCGAAGCTGCACAGGTACACTGGGGTAAGAATGACTGGCAAAACCCGGCGGATGTCATCACTGAAGATTGGGGATTAGGTTACGTTGCACGGCTGCAGACCAAAGAGCTTGTTGCAGGCGAGCACATCGACTTTACCTTCTACTGGCTTGACCGCAAAGTGTGGCAAGGTGAAAATTTTCAGGTTGTCGTTATTACAGGAGATACGCCATGA
- a CDS encoding nitric-oxide reductase large subunit has translation MNVAAHPLTTEDSALSPWWLRTVMIVMVLGFAGLIIITSLAYRNAPPIPAQVLDAQGIRLFTGDDISEGQAIFLKYGLMNNGSIWGHGAYLGPDYSAETLHRIGEDTATVIAQQQYQQPLVALTPGQLAAVYAQTAVELKTNHYDAASATLHLTMPETAAYHRQIAYWTDYFLDPERNGGLQRGLISDPTELHQFTAFVTWTAWASVTSRPGENYSYTNNFPYDPSVGNTPIPDALLWSALSLVVLLAGIAIVLLMFGKFDYLGWISTGQHVHPHLLPGQASAGQLALVKFFVVMAMLFLAQALVGGAVAHYRADPGSFYGFQLERLFPSNLMRTWHLQTAVFWIATAYVAAALFLGRSLRNDEPHWFAGWVHLLFGAFVMVIGGSLLGEWAGISQMLGQWWFWLGNQGWEYLELGRLWQYLLIAGLLVWFAILLKLVQPDTLSEPASKPLVRLFLLASLAIPLFYIPALFFGAKTNFTVVDTWRFWIIHLWVEGFFEFFATTMVALMFYQLGLTRRNVALRVIYLDAILYFGGGLIGTGHHWYFTGQSSVNMALSAMFSVLEVVPLTLLTLDAWDFVRTTRGDCDACGQSVAIPQKWTFYFLMSVGFWNFVGAGIFGFLINLPIVSYYEVGTQLTPNHGHAAMMGVFGMLAIALMVFVLRQTSTHAHWVDIEKYVKVGFWGTNVGLMLMLMMSLFPSGVLQVWDVVQHGYWHARSLDYIGSERSRLIEWLRLPGDLVFILFGAIPLVIASIKGWLGVRRQQTD, from the coding sequence ATGAATGTTGCTGCACATCCCTTAACTACAGAGGACTCTGCGCTGTCTCCCTGGTGGCTGCGCACGGTGATGATCGTGATGGTGCTGGGCTTTGCAGGCCTGATCATCATCACTTCACTGGCCTACCGCAACGCTCCGCCGATTCCTGCACAGGTGCTTGATGCGCAAGGTATTCGCCTGTTTACCGGCGACGACATCAGCGAAGGCCAGGCAATCTTTCTCAAATACGGATTGATGAACAACGGCAGTATCTGGGGTCATGGCGCATACCTGGGGCCCGATTATTCGGCCGAGACATTGCACCGTATCGGCGAGGATACCGCCACGGTCATTGCGCAGCAGCAATACCAACAACCACTGGTTGCGCTGACGCCTGGGCAACTGGCGGCAGTGTATGCACAAACGGCGGTCGAGCTAAAAACCAATCATTATGATGCCGCCAGCGCAACACTGCATCTGACCATGCCGGAGACTGCCGCCTACCATCGACAGATTGCTTACTGGACTGATTACTTCCTTGACCCCGAACGTAATGGCGGGCTCCAGCGTGGGCTGATCAGCGATCCGACTGAATTGCACCAGTTTACCGCATTCGTCACATGGACTGCGTGGGCCTCCGTGACCAGCCGTCCCGGTGAGAATTACTCCTATACCAACAACTTTCCGTACGATCCCAGCGTTGGTAACACGCCGATACCTGACGCACTGCTATGGAGTGCGCTGAGTCTCGTCGTGCTGCTGGCCGGTATTGCAATCGTACTGTTGATGTTCGGCAAGTTCGATTATCTTGGCTGGATTAGCACCGGCCAGCATGTGCACCCTCATCTGTTGCCTGGTCAAGCCAGCGCCGGCCAGCTGGCACTGGTGAAATTTTTCGTGGTGATGGCAATGCTGTTTCTTGCGCAGGCTTTGGTGGGTGGTGCGGTGGCGCACTATCGTGCCGATCCTGGCAGTTTTTACGGTTTCCAGCTGGAACGGCTATTTCCCAGCAATCTGATGCGCACCTGGCATCTGCAAACGGCGGTTTTTTGGATTGCTACCGCCTATGTTGCCGCGGCCTTGTTTCTCGGCCGTTCACTGCGCAACGATGAACCACACTGGTTCGCTGGCTGGGTTCATCTACTGTTCGGCGCTTTCGTCATGGTCATAGGCGGCAGCCTGTTAGGCGAGTGGGCAGGCATCTCGCAAATGCTGGGTCAATGGTGGTTCTGGCTTGGTAACCAGGGCTGGGAATACCTGGAACTCGGGCGTCTGTGGCAGTACCTGCTTATCGCCGGCCTGCTGGTGTGGTTTGCGATATTATTGAAGCTGGTGCAGCCAGATACTTTGAGCGAGCCGGCATCGAAACCTTTGGTCAGGCTGTTTTTGCTGGCGTCCCTGGCAATTCCGCTGTTTTACATTCCGGCACTCTTTTTCGGCGCCAAGACCAACTTCACCGTGGTGGATACTTGGCGCTTTTGGATCATCCATCTATGGGTCGAAGGTTTCTTTGAATTCTTTGCCACCACGATGGTGGCGCTGATGTTTTATCAACTGGGACTTACCCGGCGAAATGTCGCGCTTCGTGTGATTTACCTCGACGCCATCCTGTATTTCGGAGGTGGTCTGATCGGCACCGGCCATCACTGGTATTTTACAGGCCAGAGTAGCGTCAATATGGCACTGTCGGCGATGTTCTCGGTGCTGGAAGTGGTGCCGTTGACGCTGCTGACCCTGGACGCATGGGATTTCGTGCGCACCACACGTGGTGACTGCGATGCCTGCGGCCAATCGGTAGCAATACCCCAGAAGTGGACGTTCTACTTCTTGATGTCCGTAGGCTTCTGGAACTTCGTCGGTGCCGGCATCTTCGGCTTCCTCATCAACCTGCCGATCGTCAGCTACTATGAAGTCGGCACCCAACTGACGCCCAACCATGGCCATGCCGCGATGATGGGCGTATTCGGTATGCTGGCGATTGCGCTGATGGTATTCGTGTTGCGCCAGACCAGCACCCATGCACACTGGGTCGACATCGAGAAATACGTTAAAGTCGGATTTTGGGGTACCAACGTCGGCCTGATGCTGATGTTAATGATGAGCTTGTTCCCCAGCGGAGTGTTACAGGTCTGGGATGTAGTCCAGCATGGGTACTGGCACGCGCGCAGCCTTGATTACATCGGTAGCGAACGCTCGCGACTGATCGAATGGCTACGTCTACCTGGTGACCTGGTATTTATCCTATTCGGAGCCATACCGTTGGTAATCGCATCCATCAAAGGCTGGCTGGGGGTGCGTCGACAGCAGACGGATTGA
- the ppc gene encoding phosphoenolpyruvate carboxylase: MSDTQTSLRNNIRLLGRLLGETIQRHLGETFFDKIETIRTLALQARHGQLQSKQTLIEILRQLPDDELLPVVKAFNQFLNLANIAEQYDSVKRQRSNLDVRDTIDASLAEILSRGVTQQELYAAIDALSIDLVLTAHPTEVVRRTLIRKYEVVAELLEALDHNDLSVHEVEDITRTLRQVITEVWHTNEIRKLRPTPIEEAQWGVAVIENSFWQAIPRFARSLDQAIRQCTGAHLSLDRFPVQLSSWMGGDRDGNPNVTAAVTERVILHGRCSAAKMYLKDVNTLIAQLSMQFCSEELKSMVGDSEEPYRTLLELVKDKLRATRDWCQYKIDHDKALDLDIYHCTHELLAPLQLCYRSLEQQGLSVIANGELLDTIRRLQCFGLTLSKLDIRQEASRHTDVLAEILQYLELGNYKSWDEQQRQIFLLQELRNKRPLLPVGWKGSADTNEVIDTFRVIAGQQIEYLGAYVISMAANPSDVLAVKLLLKEFGADLNLSVVPLFETLVDLAGASQCIDSLLSLSDYRTIMGDHQQVMIGYSDSAKDAGQAAAAWAQYQAQEQLVKLFHQHATPFTLFHGRGGSVGRGGGPAHLAILAQAPGSVNGRLRVTEQGEMIRFKFGTSKLTTQTLSMYVSAVVQATLLPPPEVKPLWRKQMTSIACQAVTSYRHFTQDNEEFEIYFQQVSPIKELGQLALGSRPNNRGADKGIKSLRAIPWTFAWMQIRLMVPAWLGTEQALAGANDQMLKNLQDMHRHWPFFRTHIDLVEMVLAKTDSDMVEYYEKLLVDSRLHPLGKQLRQQLSNLKDSVNLIKRQSHLLDNEPLLRDAINLRNPYLDPLHYLQAEMLRRLRFNKEHQDTVQQALQVTIAGIAAGMRNTG; the protein is encoded by the coding sequence ATGAGTGATACTCAGACATCCTTAAGAAATAATATTCGGCTGTTGGGTCGATTGCTTGGAGAAACCATTCAACGGCATTTGGGAGAGACGTTTTTCGATAAAATTGAGACTATCCGCACGCTTGCACTACAAGCCAGGCATGGACAATTGCAAAGTAAACAAACCCTCATCGAAATCCTTCGCCAGTTGCCTGATGATGAATTATTGCCGGTCGTCAAAGCATTTAACCAGTTTTTAAACCTGGCCAACATTGCCGAACAGTATGATTCGGTTAAGCGCCAACGTTCTAACTTAGATGTTAGGGACACAATCGATGCTAGTCTGGCAGAAATATTAAGCCGAGGTGTTACTCAACAAGAACTTTATGCGGCAATTGATGCGTTATCGATTGATCTGGTGTTAACGGCTCATCCTACTGAAGTAGTACGCAGAACCTTAATCCGGAAATATGAGGTCGTTGCCGAATTGCTTGAAGCATTGGATCATAATGATTTATCAGTTCATGAGGTGGAGGACATCACTCGAACACTACGCCAAGTGATTACGGAAGTCTGGCACACTAATGAGATTAGAAAGCTAAGACCGACACCGATCGAAGAAGCACAGTGGGGAGTTGCCGTTATTGAAAATTCCTTTTGGCAGGCTATTCCCCGGTTTGCCCGTTCCTTAGATCAGGCAATAAGACAATGTACGGGAGCTCACTTGTCCCTAGACCGCTTTCCAGTTCAGCTTTCTTCATGGATGGGCGGGGACAGGGATGGCAATCCAAACGTTACGGCTGCCGTGACGGAACGCGTGATTCTTCATGGTCGCTGTAGTGCTGCAAAGATGTATCTCAAAGATGTTAATACTTTGATCGCCCAATTATCGATGCAATTTTGTTCGGAGGAGCTGAAGTCAATGGTAGGCGATTCGGAAGAACCCTATCGAACTTTACTGGAACTGGTGAAGGACAAACTGCGCGCAACACGGGATTGGTGCCAATACAAGATAGATCACGACAAAGCCCTTGACCTCGATATTTATCATTGCACCCACGAACTATTAGCCCCATTGCAATTATGTTATCGTTCACTGGAACAGCAGGGACTCAGTGTTATTGCCAATGGTGAATTGCTCGATACCATTCGCCGACTGCAATGTTTTGGCTTAACCTTGTCCAAGCTGGATATCAGACAAGAAGCCTCGCGACATACGGATGTTCTGGCGGAAATTCTCCAATATCTAGAGCTGGGCAATTACAAAAGCTGGGATGAACAACAACGCCAAATTTTTTTACTTCAGGAACTGCGAAATAAACGGCCACTATTACCAGTCGGCTGGAAAGGCTCGGCTGACACCAATGAGGTTATCGATACTTTTCGAGTAATCGCCGGACAGCAAATCGAATACTTAGGCGCCTATGTAATTTCGATGGCGGCAAATCCTTCCGATGTGTTAGCGGTCAAACTTTTGCTCAAAGAATTTGGTGCCGACCTTAATCTAAGCGTTGTACCGCTGTTTGAAACCCTGGTTGATCTTGCCGGTGCCTCACAATGCATCGACTCGTTGTTGTCGTTGTCCGATTACAGGACCATTATGGGCGATCATCAGCAAGTCATGATCGGCTACTCGGATTCAGCTAAAGACGCCGGTCAAGCAGCTGCAGCTTGGGCGCAGTATCAAGCCCAGGAACAACTGGTGAAACTATTTCATCAACATGCTACGCCATTTACGTTGTTTCACGGTCGAGGCGGATCAGTTGGGCGCGGCGGGGGACCGGCTCATTTAGCGATTCTTGCGCAAGCGCCGGGGTCTGTTAACGGACGCTTACGCGTTACTGAACAGGGTGAAATGATTCGTTTTAAATTTGGCACTTCGAAACTGACCACTCAAACCCTGAGTATGTATGTATCGGCCGTTGTTCAGGCAACGCTCTTACCGCCTCCAGAGGTCAAACCGCTTTGGCGCAAACAGATGACCTCAATTGCCTGCCAAGCGGTAACAAGCTATCGGCACTTCACCCAAGATAACGAAGAATTTGAAATTTATTTTCAACAAGTGTCGCCTATCAAGGAACTCGGTCAACTAGCGTTAGGAAGTCGGCCTAACAATCGGGGTGCTGATAAAGGTATCAAATCACTACGAGCCATTCCCTGGACTTTTGCCTGGATGCAAATTCGATTAATGGTTCCCGCCTGGCTAGGTACCGAACAAGCGCTGGCGGGAGCAAACGACCAAATGTTGAAAAATTTGCAGGACATGCATCGTCACTGGCCTTTCTTCCGCACTCATATCGATCTAGTGGAAATGGTCTTAGCCAAGACCGACAGTGACATGGTTGAATATTATGAAAAGTTGCTGGTCGATAGCCGGCTTCACCCTTTAGGAAAACAATTAAGACAACAGTTATCCAATTTAAAAGACAGCGTCAATCTGATTAAAAGGCAATCGCATTTGCTGGACAATGAGCCATTGCTTAGGGATGCAATCAATTTAAGAAATCCCTACCTCGATCCCTTACATTATCTGCAGGCGGAAATGCTTAGACGGTTACGCTTCAATAAAGAACATCAGGATACGGTACAGCAAGCTTTGCAGGTCACTATTGCTGGAATTGCAGCCGGGATGCGTAATACCGGATAA
- a CDS encoding AAA family ATPase, whose translation MPELIMVFDTEKMHYMLNKHDRKSNLYRNHDRYLSYLGDTCGLLPVSQLSASILSDLDTLALRFPNFAEAIEYYREQFALALMNQHLAIAANPLLIVGPPGVGKTAFCRALAEIVDTYFDLVSLSGIIAGFVLGGMSSNWADGKPGRIAEALARGHKANPLIMLDEIDKCGGDKRYDPLGSLYQLLEKDTAAVFVDEGLELAIDCSHILWLATANACELIPEPIISRFTVIEVKSPNSDQMAAVIRSIYQKIRQQHPWGLQFSDDLQPALLEKIIHSQLEPRLLQRELIAACGKAALRNIAEDGKHSVCPDDFVPRKNGKRLATIGFISY comes from the coding sequence ATGCCTGAACTCATCATGGTATTCGATACCGAAAAAATGCACTACATGCTGAACAAGCATGACCGTAAAAGCAATTTGTACCGTAATCATGACCGTTATTTGAGTTACCTCGGCGACACATGCGGTTTGTTGCCTGTCAGTCAGTTATCCGCCTCAATTCTAAGTGACCTCGATACCTTGGCATTGAGGTTCCCAAACTTCGCTGAAGCGATTGAGTATTATCGTGAACAATTTGCACTGGCGCTGATGAACCAACACCTCGCCATCGCTGCCAATCCCTTACTGATTGTAGGTCCACCCGGCGTAGGTAAAACTGCATTTTGTCGGGCATTAGCTGAAATCGTTGATACTTACTTTGACCTAGTCAGTTTATCCGGCATTATCGCAGGCTTCGTGCTGGGCGGCATGTCGTCCAATTGGGCGGATGGGAAACCTGGACGTATTGCCGAAGCTCTTGCCCGCGGTCATAAAGCAAATCCCTTGATTATGTTGGATGAAATCGATAAGTGCGGCGGGGACAAACGCTATGATCCTCTGGGCTCGTTATATCAATTATTAGAGAAAGACACTGCTGCCGTATTTGTCGATGAAGGCCTGGAGCTTGCAATCGACTGTTCCCACATCCTGTGGTTGGCAACTGCCAATGCGTGCGAACTAATTCCCGAGCCCATCATTTCCCGCTTTACGGTCATTGAGGTCAAGTCCCCAAACAGTGACCAAATGGCTGCCGTTATTCGGTCCATTTATCAAAAAATTCGGCAACAGCATCCGTGGGGGCTACAATTTAGCGATGATTTACAGCCAGCTTTGCTTGAAAAAATCATCCACAGCCAATTGGAACCTCGATTGCTGCAGCGGGAGCTCATCGCCGCTTGTGGTAAAGCAGCACTGAGAAACATAGCTGAAGATGGCAAGCATTCTGTCTGTCCCGACGATTTTGTGCCTCGCAAAAATGGCAAACGGCTTGCCACCATTGGATTTATATCATATTGA